Genomic segment of Pseudomonas iranensis:
GGACATCGCGACCCTCGCCGGCGTGACGCGTGGCGCCATCTACTGGCATTTCAGCAACAAGGCCGATCTGGTCCAGGCCATGCTCGACAGCCTGCACGAACCGCTGGATGAACTGGCCAAGGCCAGCGAAAGCGAGGACGAACCGGACCCGCTGGGCTGCATGCGGCAGTTGCTGATTCATTTGTTTCATCAAGTTGCACTGGACCCGAAAACCCGGCGCATCAACGAAATTCTGTTTCATAAGTGCGAATTCACCGATGAAATGTGCGATCTGCGCCAGCAGCGCCGGACGGCCAGTCTCGATTGCAACGTGCGCATC
This window contains:
- the emhR gene encoding efflux system transcriptional repressor EmhR; translation: MVRRTKEEAQETRSQILEAAEKAFYERGVARTTLADIATLAGVTRGAIYWHFSNKADLVQAMLDSLHEPLDELAKASESEDEPDPLGCMRQLLIHLFHQVALDPKTRRINEILFHKCEFTDEMCDLRQQRRTASLDCNVRIGLTLRNAVNRGQLPKDLDTARAAISIHAYIDGLLYGWLLAPDSFELHAEAERWVDTGLDMLRLSPSLRK